One Alphaproteobacteria bacterium GM7ARS4 genomic window carries:
- a CDS encoding TatD family hydrolase has translation MKKNLSIVDSHCHLDWHSFSHEQQATIRRASHAGVETMLSINTHIHSFPRLRAMAETYPQVWCSVGIHPCYVEEEGIDEESLFDTLCAHGRHEKVIAFGETGLDYKDTRENARKQKRLLTIHLEAACHCDIPVVIHMREAEEDTIRHIGSFYKNNKTLRGVIHCFSGSRHFAEQALSWGFFISVSGLITYPSCAFLLPIIKDVVPLSRLLLETDSPFLAPPPHRGKRNEPAFIIHTLAKTASCKNISQQELAQATTDNFFTLFTKARTQR, from the coding sequence ATGAAGAAGAACTTGTCTATTGTTGATAGCCATTGTCATCTCGATTGGCATAGTTTTTCCCATGAACAGCAGGCAACGATCCGTCGTGCGTCCCATGCTGGCGTTGAGACAATGTTGTCCATCAATACCCATATTCATTCCTTTCCCCGCCTACGTGCCATGGCCGAGACATATCCTCAGGTCTGGTGTAGCGTTGGCATTCATCCTTGCTATGTGGAGGAAGAGGGCATTGACGAAGAGAGCCTCTTCGATACGCTCTGTGCCCATGGGCGTCACGAGAAAGTCATCGCCTTTGGTGAGACAGGATTAGATTACAAAGACACAAGGGAGAATGCCCGCAAGCAAAAACGTCTTCTCACCATTCATTTGGAAGCGGCATGCCATTGTGATATTCCCGTTGTTATCCATATGCGTGAGGCAGAGGAAGACACCATCCGCCATATCGGCTCTTTTTACAAGAACAACAAGACACTGCGTGGCGTCATTCATTGTTTTAGTGGCTCGAGACATTTTGCTGAACAAGCATTATCGTGGGGATTTTTCATTTCTGTGTCTGGCCTCATCACCTACCCATCATGCGCGTTTCTTCTTCCCATCATCAAGGATGTCGTGCCGCTATCGAGACTCTTGCTCGAGACGGACTCTCCATTTCTTGCGCCTCCCCCCCATCGGGGCAAACGTAACGAACCTGCCTTCATCATCCACACATTGGCAAAGACGGCGTCGTGTAAAAATATATCTCAACAAGAGCTGGCACAAGCCACAACGGACAACTTCTTTACCCTTTTCACAAAAGCGAGAACGCAAAGATGA
- a CDS encoding MBL fold metallo-hydrolase has translation MKITILGCGASGGVPLIGPHWGACDSREPKNWRRRSSILIEDKGCILLVDATPDVRMQLIDAGISHVDALLLTHSHADHINGLDDMRMLNNAMQRPIALYATKETFEEVKQRFPYIFRTPSRNKEGRFFKPCFISHIITIGKTFSVNGLDIVPVRQDHGVCQTVGFRYQNMAYSPDVVRLPEESLAQLRGLSLWIVDCLREKPSPTHAHLERVIKWTNSLKPKHVLLTHMSHESDYSTLKHRAPKPIEPAWDGMVVEL, from the coding sequence ATGAAAATCACCATTCTTGGTTGTGGTGCGTCAGGAGGTGTCCCCCTCATAGGTCCTCATTGGGGCGCATGTGACAGCAGAGAGCCTAAAAATTGGCGGCGGCGTTCATCTATCCTCATCGAGGATAAAGGCTGTATCCTACTGGTGGATGCAACACCTGATGTGCGTATGCAGCTCATCGATGCCGGCATATCCCATGTGGATGCCTTGTTGCTGACCCATAGCCATGCTGACCATATTAATGGTTTGGATGATATGCGCATGCTCAACAATGCCATGCAACGTCCCATCGCGCTCTATGCCACAAAAGAGACCTTCGAGGAGGTCAAGCAACGTTTCCCTTATATTTTCCGCACACCTTCAAGGAATAAGGAAGGACGATTTTTCAAACCTTGCTTTATCTCGCATATCATCACAATAGGCAAGACGTTCTCTGTTAACGGATTGGATATCGTGCCTGTGCGCCAAGACCACGGCGTCTGCCAAACGGTGGGCTTTCGTTATCAAAACATGGCATACTCGCCAGACGTTGTAAGACTGCCAGAGGAATCCCTCGCCCAGTTGCGCGGGCTGTCCTTGTGGATCGTCGACTGCCTTCGCGAGAAACCCTCACCAACCCATGCGCACCTTGAGCGCGTGATAAAATGGACCAATTCCTTAAAACCAAAACACGTGCTTCTTACACATATGAGTCATGAGAGCGATTATAGCACGCTCAAACATCGTGCGCCAAAGCCGATAGAGCCAGCATGGGACGGCATGGTCGTAGAATTATGA
- a CDS encoding DUF4268 domain-containing protein: protein MDAQHLKNFKRVKDLRAIWPGGREDFLAWLKKDENFHALGDCLSMDLKLLDDDSLKKNLGADVLGKARDDKGHDHIVMIQVRLEDSSDSDVGTILTNVVNVDVPYLTVVWVATPFAERHKKTLNWLNSKTDESITFCGVDPGIWTIGDSDPAIWFDVVSSSPHFHKSASTPSPAKEEGKKDNVSSGVKADNVVLPKDMGREAVAGVVASSPLPRDALIKKYWVAFRAFMEQQGSKIGLPEPSSNEWTSYSIGCHNFYLMAVIKFANKKELPDSSISVVLLCQGPSASKNFNLLLKHKEKVEWEIGVNLEWRELRREPQSHDIAHVMLAKNTDPSDESIWPQQHKWLLETLEKFDTAFRPRTKMIDSLEKFSPDTPSSFKEGMS, encoded by the coding sequence ATGGATGCACAGCACTTAAAGAATTTCAAGCGCGTCAAGGATTTACGCGCAATATGGCCCGGTGGGCGTGAGGACTTTTTAGCGTGGCTAAAAAAAGACGAGAATTTCCATGCGTTGGGTGATTGTTTGTCCATGGACCTCAAGCTGTTAGATGACGACTCTTTGAAAAAGAATCTGGGGGCAGATGTTCTTGGCAAAGCACGAGACGATAAAGGGCACGACCATATTGTCATGATTCAAGTGCGTTTGGAGGATAGTTCTGATAGCGATGTTGGTACTATTCTTACAAATGTTGTGAACGTGGATGTCCCTTACTTGACGGTGGTTTGGGTGGCGACGCCTTTTGCCGAGAGGCATAAGAAAACGCTCAACTGGCTCAACAGCAAGACAGATGAGAGTATCACGTTTTGCGGCGTGGACCCTGGCATATGGACGATCGGTGATTCTGACCCTGCCATATGGTTTGATGTCGTCTCTTCATCTCCCCATTTCCACAAGAGCGCATCAACGCCGTCGCCGGCCAAGGAGGAGGGGAAGAAGGACAATGTGTCCTCTGGCGTGAAAGCTGACAATGTTGTGTTGCCTAAGGATATGGGACGCGAGGCGGTCGCTGGCGTGGTGGCGTCGTCGCCTCTGCCACGGGATGCCCTGATTAAGAAATACTGGGTTGCATTTCGGGCGTTCATGGAACAACAGGGGAGCAAGATTGGTTTGCCTGAGCCGTCTTCCAATGAGTGGACGAGTTACAGCATTGGCTGTCATAATTTTTATCTTATGGCTGTCATCAAGTTCGCCAACAAAAAGGAGCTTCCAGACTCGTCTATCTCTGTTGTGCTTTTATGTCAGGGTCCCAGTGCGTCGAAAAACTTTAACTTGCTTCTCAAGCATAAGGAAAAGGTGGAGTGGGAGATAGGGGTTAATCTGGAATGGCGTGAGTTGCGTCGTGAGCCTCAATCCCATGACATTGCCCATGTCATGTTGGCAAAGAACACAGATCCTTCCGATGAGAGCATATGGCCACAACAGCATAAATGGCTGTTAGAGACTTTAGAGAAATTTGATACGGCTTTCCGCCCTCGTACGAAGATGATTGACTCGCTGGAGAAATTTAGCCCTGATACGCCCAGCAGCTTCAAGGAAGGTATGTCTTAA
- the lpxB gene encoding lipid-A-disaccharide synthase — MTRTGKKTYRFFIVAGEASGDILGAGLMAAMKEQRRDVRLVFEGVGGRHMCRQGLKPLFDMGLLSVMGYSQVLWRLPTLIACLRRCVVHVAHGQPDMVITVDSPSFAMRFVSRLKKNKETASIPCIHYVAPTVWAWKAGRAQDMARLYQGLLTLLPFEPPYFECYGLPTYFAGHPSVVGTEVIRCRRRDDKRIMRLCLCPGSRPSEVRHHLPLMLEAVSLLKRRCLAEGVTFETWIVMAQGVEARIRSMVEGRGEPSLIDRLWAREGAGKEEGFEGMDVALAVSGTVSLDLAVKGVAMVIIYKIDRLTAWIVKRCVRVRYATLVNLMAESMLIPELLFDACTAVKMAETLYPLMMEKDAREQQQKAVAPFLRQLRCQDGHHPFTTAATQLWRWLAHQPSPKAL; from the coding sequence ATGACGAGGACGGGAAAGAAGACATATCGTTTTTTTATTGTGGCGGGTGAGGCGTCGGGTGACATATTGGGGGCGGGGCTTATGGCCGCTATGAAGGAGCAGCGGCGCGATGTGCGCCTCGTCTTTGAGGGCGTGGGGGGGCGTCATATGTGTCGTCAAGGCTTAAAGCCCTTGTTTGATATGGGTTTATTGTCTGTGATGGGCTATAGCCAAGTCTTATGGCGATTGCCGACGCTCATAGCATGTTTGCGTCGTTGTGTCGTTCATGTAGCGCATGGGCAACCGGACATGGTCATCACGGTGGACTCTCCTTCTTTTGCCATGCGTTTTGTCTCTCGTCTCAAGAAGAATAAGGAAACAGCATCGATTCCTTGTATTCACTATGTAGCGCCGACGGTGTGGGCATGGAAAGCAGGCAGGGCACAAGATATGGCGCGGCTCTATCAAGGGCTTTTGACACTCCTTCCTTTTGAGCCGCCTTATTTTGAGTGCTATGGTTTACCCACGTATTTTGCAGGACATCCTTCAGTGGTGGGGACAGAGGTGATACGATGTCGCCGTCGCGATGACAAGAGGATAATGCGCCTGTGCTTATGTCCTGGCTCCAGACCTTCGGAAGTGCGTCATCACTTGCCGTTGATGTTAGAGGCTGTCTCCCTCTTAAAGCGGCGTTGTTTAGCGGAAGGAGTCACCTTTGAGACATGGATTGTTATGGCACAGGGGGTGGAGGCGCGGATACGTTCTATGGTGGAGGGTAGGGGAGAGCCATCTTTGATAGATAGATTATGGGCGAGAGAAGGTGCAGGGAAGGAGGAGGGCTTTGAGGGTATGGACGTGGCACTGGCGGTGTCTGGCACGGTGAGTCTTGATTTGGCGGTTAAGGGTGTCGCTATGGTGATTATTTATAAGATAGACAGGCTGACGGCATGGATTGTGAAACGTTGCGTGCGGGTGCGTTATGCCACGTTGGTTAACCTCATGGCAGAGTCCATGCTGATACCTGAATTGCTGTTCGATGCGTGCACAGCTGTCAAGATGGCGGAGACACTTTATCCCTTGATGATGGAAAAGGATGCGCGTGAGCAACAGCAAAAAGCTGTTGCGCCCTTCCTAAGGCAATTGCGTTGTCAAGACGGACATCACCCCTTTACGACGGCGGCGACACAGCTATGGCGATGGCTCGCCCACCAACCTTCGCCAAAAGCCCTATGA
- the lpxI gene encoding UDP-2,3-diacylglucosamine diphosphatase LpxI (LpxI, functionally equivalent to LpxH, replaces it in LPS biosynthesis in a minority of bacteria.) codes for MVSPYRLCILAGAGDLPFRVYEGAQEDSRYRGQSIVLAIRGVTNPSWLGVGVPHRWTKLIGLVGALEGLREEGVSSLVMAGALKRPSLASFLGKVDRRTLSVAKRVLSGAYGDDAVLRRAIEVMEEAGYEVLGVEDVMGKSFASLGVWGTEVADAQALADVKRGIEVVLALGVLDVGQSVIVQQGMVLGVEAIEGTHALIERCKGLHREGVGGVLVKLQKPKQERRADLPVIGVHTVRACGACGLRGMAVEAGSVLVIDRESVIAEANRRHLFVMGVDA; via the coding sequence ATGGTGTCTCCTTACCGTTTATGCATTTTAGCAGGAGCGGGTGACCTTCCCTTCCGTGTCTATGAAGGCGCGCAAGAGGATAGTCGCTACAGGGGCCAGTCCATTGTGTTAGCCATAAGGGGCGTGACGAATCCTTCTTGGCTAGGTGTGGGCGTTCCTCATCGTTGGACGAAGCTCATTGGTTTAGTGGGGGCATTGGAAGGGTTGCGCGAGGAGGGCGTCTCCTCTCTTGTCATGGCGGGGGCATTGAAGCGTCCGTCATTGGCATCTTTCTTGGGGAAGGTTGATAGGCGGACATTGTCAGTGGCAAAGCGTGTGCTTTCTGGTGCGTATGGCGATGATGCTGTCTTGCGTAGGGCCATAGAGGTGATGGAAGAAGCAGGCTACGAAGTCTTAGGCGTTGAGGATGTTATGGGGAAGAGTTTTGCCTCTTTGGGTGTGTGGGGAACAGAGGTGGCGGACGCCCAAGCCCTTGCTGACGTGAAGAGAGGGATTGAGGTTGTACTGGCGTTGGGGGTATTGGATGTGGGACAATCGGTTATTGTGCAGCAAGGTATGGTGTTAGGCGTGGAGGCCATTGAAGGTACGCATGCGCTCATTGAGCGTTGCAAGGGATTACACCGAGAAGGTGTCGGCGGTGTTCTCGTCAAGCTCCAGAAACCCAAGCAAGAGCGGCGTGCTGACCTTCCTGTGATAGGCGTTCATACGGTGCGGGCATGTGGCGCATGTGGATTGAGGGGTATGGCGGTGGAGGCGGGCAGTGTCCTTGTCATCGATAGGGAGTCTGTCATTGCCGAAGCCAATAGGCGTCACCTTTTTGTCATGGGGGTTGATGCATGA
- the lpxA gene encoding acyl-ACP--UDP-N-acetylglucosamine O-acyltransferase: MGHVDKTACVDKNAQIDKDVTIGPYCVVGAGVSLGQGVRLHSHVVVGGDTTLGKDCEVYSFAAIGFRPQDMKYRGEHSSLVIGDGTVIREHVTIHPGTKDGGLVTRIGAHCLLMVGCHIAHDCQIGDHVIIVNGATLGGHVVVGDYAVLGGLCAVRQHIRIGRHAMVSGMSGLRGDVIPYGFVIGYPACLEGLNLVGLRRRKFERRAVHKLREAFRMIYGVRERVALAQHLTMVEEQFSQEPLVMDVVSFMRHSSALCPPSVSMQKKLAHSSHR, encoded by the coding sequence ATGGGCCATGTAGATAAGACAGCGTGCGTTGATAAGAACGCGCAGATAGACAAGGATGTCACCATAGGTCCTTATTGCGTTGTGGGTGCGGGTGTATCATTGGGACAGGGTGTTCGCTTGCATAGCCATGTGGTGGTGGGTGGCGACACGACACTGGGAAAAGATTGTGAGGTTTATTCGTTTGCTGCCATTGGTTTCCGTCCACAGGACATGAAATATCGAGGTGAGCATTCTTCGCTGGTGATAGGGGATGGGACGGTGATTCGTGAGCATGTCACGATTCACCCGGGCACAAAGGATGGAGGCTTAGTGACGCGTATCGGTGCGCATTGTCTTCTTATGGTGGGCTGTCACATTGCCCATGATTGCCAGATAGGTGACCATGTCATTATCGTGAATGGTGCGACATTAGGTGGTCATGTCGTTGTAGGTGACTATGCTGTCTTAGGGGGATTATGCGCTGTGCGTCAGCATATTCGTATAGGGCGTCATGCGATGGTGAGTGGTATGAGCGGTTTGCGCGGTGATGTTATCCCTTATGGTTTTGTGATAGGGTATCCTGCGTGCTTAGAGGGGCTTAATCTTGTGGGTTTACGGAGACGCAAGTTTGAGCGTCGTGCGGTCCATAAGTTGCGAGAGGCATTTCGCATGATTTATGGGGTGCGTGAGCGTGTCGCACTGGCACAGCACCTCACAATGGTCGAGGAACAATTTTCCCAAGAGCCTCTTGTGATGGACGTGGTGTCCTTTATGCGTCATTCATCGGCACTATGCCCGCCGTCAGTATCCATGCAGAAGAAATTGGCACACTCCTCCCATAGGTGA
- the fabZ gene encoding 3-hydroxyacyl-ACP dehydratase FabZ: MTLEDIQRLIPHRYPFLMVEKLVDIVPYESATGIKNVSVNEPHFTGHFPTKPIMPGVLILESLAQTAGVLVMHSLDAYDAMKFVYFMSVDKVRFRHPVLPGDTLHLKVQKLFNRRNVWRFHGKAFIQGRDILAAEAVYTAMISDD; this comes from the coding sequence ATGACTCTCGAGGATATTCAGCGTCTCATACCTCATCGTTATCCTTTTTTGATGGTAGAGAAATTGGTGGACATTGTCCCTTATGAGAGTGCGACGGGTATCAAAAATGTCTCCGTTAACGAGCCTCACTTTACGGGTCATTTTCCTACGAAGCCTATCATGCCCGGCGTTTTAATTTTAGAATCCCTTGCACAGACGGCTGGTGTGCTTGTCATGCATTCGTTGGATGCTTATGATGCGATGAAATTTGTCTATTTCATGTCGGTGGATAAGGTTCGTTTTCGCCATCCTGTTCTTCCGGGGGACACCCTTCACCTGAAGGTGCAGAAGCTCTTTAATAGGAGGAACGTATGGCGTTTTCATGGCAAGGCGTTTATTCAAGGACGAGACATTCTTGCGGCTGAAGCGGTCTATACGGCGATGATTTCAGATGATTAA
- the lpxD gene encoding UDP-3-O-(3-hydroxymyristoyl)glucosamine N-acyltransferase, which yields MKERRFFCCGEPLLLSDIASRVGGDVRGEGAGDVVIRGVATLESASCEDISFFNNRKYASAFAQSQAGACCVLEKDTTLAPDSMALLVTPHPYLAYARIGHMFYAENREQSNSTHASAVIASSATLGHGCSIGAGVVIEDDVVIGDNACIGAHVVIGHHVVLGEACRIDSHVSINHAVIGDRVCIHHGARIGQEGFGFAPDGKGRYVTVPQLGCVVIGDDVVIGANTTIDRGSVQDTEIGAHCRIDNLVHIAHNVVLGQGCVIAGQVGISGSTRFGDYCIIGGQVGFSGHNVVGDGVHIAAKSGVMRDIGAGERVAGIPAVPVRQWHKQTLALERLAKQKKRREEKHGG from the coding sequence ATGAAAGAGCGGCGTTTTTTTTGTTGTGGCGAACCTCTTTTGCTTTCTGATATTGCATCGAGGGTGGGGGGGGATGTGCGGGGAGAGGGTGCGGGTGACGTTGTCATCAGGGGTGTGGCGACTTTGGAGTCGGCATCTTGTGAGGACATCAGTTTTTTTAACAACAGGAAATATGCATCTGCCTTTGCTCAGAGTCAGGCGGGGGCGTGCTGTGTCTTGGAGAAGGATACGACTCTTGCCCCTGATAGTATGGCATTGCTCGTGACGCCTCATCCCTATCTTGCGTATGCCCGCATAGGGCACATGTTTTATGCTGAGAATCGGGAACAGAGCAACAGCACGCATGCGTCGGCGGTGATAGCGTCAAGTGCGACGCTCGGTCATGGCTGTTCCATTGGAGCGGGCGTTGTCATCGAGGATGATGTCGTCATCGGTGACAATGCGTGTATTGGGGCCCATGTTGTGATAGGCCACCATGTTGTTTTGGGGGAGGCGTGTCGTATTGATTCCCATGTCTCCATCAATCATGCCGTCATAGGCGATAGGGTGTGCATTCATCATGGCGCGCGCATCGGTCAGGAGGGCTTTGGTTTTGCACCAGACGGGAAGGGACGTTACGTCACCGTGCCTCAATTGGGCTGTGTTGTCATCGGTGATGATGTCGTTATTGGGGCAAATACGACCATAGACCGCGGTAGCGTGCAGGACACGGAGATAGGGGCGCATTGTCGTATTGATAATTTGGTGCATATTGCCCATAATGTCGTTCTCGGTCAAGGGTGTGTGATAGCCGGACAAGTGGGTATATCGGGGAGTACTCGTTTTGGGGACTATTGTATCATAGGCGGGCAAGTGGGTTTTAGTGGCCATAACGTTGTGGGGGATGGTGTTCATATCGCTGCAAAAAGTGGTGTCATGCGTGACATTGGGGCGGGTGAGCGTGTAGCGGGGATACCTGCTGTCCCTGTGCGTCAGTGGCATAAGCAGACGTTGGCGTTGGAACGACTGGCGAAACAGAAGAAACGTAGAGAGGAGAAGCATGGCGGATAA
- a CDS encoding OmpH family outer membrane protein has protein sequence MMTIYRAFFQMMAMVLATGLVSPVWAGGSGGDGMQVPEARIAVIDIQTILRDSEAAISLRKQVDNETRKYRDQWVKRRDKIKDMQQDLERQRNLLSQDAFQKKYREWEKEANDFNDEVKVHEEQLTLASNEALSVIHSDLIKIISALTVESNINIVLGREQVLLLMNNGMDITKEALEALNEQRPSVTLDVAAAAKKIREARERSQ, from the coding sequence ATGATGACGATATATCGAGCTTTTTTTCAGATGATGGCGATGGTTTTGGCGACGGGACTTGTTTCCCCTGTGTGGGCTGGCGGTTCTGGGGGGGACGGCATGCAAGTGCCTGAGGCGCGCATTGCTGTTATCGATATACAGACAATTTTGCGTGATTCAGAGGCGGCTATCAGTCTTCGTAAGCAAGTTGATAACGAGACGCGTAAATACAGGGATCAGTGGGTGAAACGTCGGGACAAAATCAAGGATATGCAGCAGGACCTTGAACGTCAGCGTAATTTGCTTTCTCAGGACGCCTTTCAGAAGAAGTATCGTGAGTGGGAAAAAGAAGCCAATGATTTTAATGACGAGGTTAAAGTGCACGAAGAGCAGCTGACTCTTGCCTCCAACGAGGCTCTGTCTGTCATCCATAGCGATTTGATAAAGATTATCAGCGCTCTGACCGTTGAGAGCAATATCAACATCGTGTTGGGGAGGGAGCAAGTCTTGCTCTTGATGAACAACGGCATGGATATTACCAAGGAGGCGCTTGAGGCGCTCAATGAACAGCGTCCTTCGGTGACGTTAGACGTGGCGGCGGCGGCGAAGAAGATACGCGAGGCGAGAGAGAGGAGTCAATAG
- the bamA gene encoding outer membrane protein assembly factor BamA, protein MSVGVEMSRKLGDVLGVWRVGVRLSFVLGSVFLFMAVGVGGSVYAGGVGGGAGGGTIRDIVVTGNQRISASTIKTYAGMEVGGDYSDEMFSDVVKNLYETGFFVDVTVRLDETKDGVVVIMVEESPIINRIVFEGNDDIKTENLENEIGLTPREVYTRSKVQKATERLLEIYRRSGRFSATVRPKIIERPDNRVDLVFEIDEDEVTNVSKIIFVGNKAFPDKTLEGEILTEESRWYRFFSSDDTYDPDRVAFDKELLRRFYLRNGYIDFSVVSALGELTPDGKSFIVTYTLREGERYRVGKVSTVGQFDEVKDVDFSDVLEQEEGDWYSSDDVDATINSLNERMGELGFAFVAVRPRIQRDQENSIVDVRYSLEEGEKVFIERINIIGNKRTLDEVIRRELLVSEGDLFNAELVRQSREELSRMGLFSNVDVRNRRGTSSDHTVLDIDVQETATGELSLGAGFSTTDGALGNLRIRERNFLGKNQDILFSFNISNRRQDFEVSFTDPYVFDRRISTGIDLYNLERDYESEAGYTSRSFGGALRTGYRILPRLSQDWRYSIEDTTIDRVDSRDVRGFSISGTGTSPVYERMGEMFRDTIGVIENDDGLTSSITHSLTYDDRNSFFNPTEGLYARARITYAGLGGRFAYWKYEGRIAFYHPFAPGWVARLQINAGHIQGTRGKTVRPEDRFFLGGDDFRGFEFYGIGPRVRSSLSSRGGNTYYVAQLEQSFPLGLPQELGIEGRAFADFGSLFDVDGECLVETTNTGTNMMVGSPSRRRCTDSDLEQVYFLDKSPRFSIGVGVAWSSPFGPVRIYYGFPVKKKHYDRREQLRFTFGTRF, encoded by the coding sequence ATGAGTGTTGGTGTAGAGATGAGCAGGAAGCTTGGTGATGTGCTTGGCGTTTGGCGTGTCGGCGTTCGTCTCTCTTTCGTTTTAGGGAGTGTGTTTCTGTTCATGGCTGTTGGTGTGGGGGGTAGTGTGTATGCTGGTGGCGTGGGGGGCGGGGCTGGCGGTGGCACGATTCGGGACATTGTTGTCACGGGGAATCAGCGTATATCGGCATCGACCATCAAGACCTATGCTGGTATGGAGGTGGGTGGAGACTATAGTGACGAGATGTTTTCCGATGTCGTCAAGAATCTTTACGAGACAGGTTTTTTTGTTGATGTGACGGTGCGCCTTGATGAGACAAAAGACGGCGTTGTGGTGATCATGGTGGAGGAGAGTCCCATCATCAATCGCATCGTCTTTGAGGGGAATGATGATATTAAGACAGAAAATTTGGAGAATGAGATAGGCCTCACGCCGAGGGAGGTCTACACACGTAGCAAAGTGCAAAAAGCGACGGAGCGCCTGTTAGAAATTTATCGCCGTAGTGGTCGTTTTTCAGCCACGGTGAGGCCAAAGATTATTGAACGTCCGGACAATCGCGTTGACCTTGTGTTTGAGATAGATGAGGACGAGGTGACCAATGTCTCGAAGATTATTTTTGTCGGCAACAAAGCCTTTCCTGATAAGACATTGGAGGGCGAGATTTTGACGGAAGAGTCGAGGTGGTATCGATTCTTTAGCAGTGATGACACCTATGATCCTGATAGGGTGGCTTTTGATAAGGAGCTCTTGCGGCGTTTTTACTTGCGCAATGGCTATATAGATTTTTCTGTTGTCTCTGCATTGGGTGAGCTCACTCCTGATGGTAAGAGTTTTATCGTCACCTATACCCTTCGTGAGGGTGAGCGCTATCGAGTGGGGAAAGTCTCCACCGTTGGTCAATTTGATGAAGTCAAGGATGTTGATTTCAGCGATGTTTTAGAGCAAGAGGAGGGCGATTGGTATTCATCCGATGATGTGGATGCGACTATTAACAGCCTTAATGAGCGTATGGGGGAGTTAGGCTTTGCCTTCGTTGCTGTGCGCCCTCGTATTCAGCGGGACCAAGAGAATAGCATTGTCGATGTGCGCTATAGTTTGGAGGAGGGCGAGAAGGTCTTTATCGAGCGTATCAACATTATCGGCAACAAACGCACCCTTGATGAAGTCATTCGGCGGGAGCTCCTTGTGAGTGAGGGTGACCTCTTTAACGCTGAGTTGGTGCGTCAGTCTCGTGAAGAGCTCAGCCGTATGGGTTTATTTTCCAATGTTGACGTCCGCAACCGTCGTGGCACGTCTTCTGACCATACCGTTCTCGATATTGATGTGCAAGAGACGGCGACGGGGGAATTGTCTCTAGGGGCGGGCTTCTCGACGACAGATGGGGCATTGGGCAATTTGCGTATTCGGGAGCGTAATTTTCTTGGCAAGAATCAGGACATCCTTTTTTCCTTTAATATCTCGAACCGTCGGCAGGATTTTGAAGTGAGTTTTACAGATCCTTATGTTTTTGACCGTCGAATTTCCACGGGCATTGACCTCTATAATCTGGAGCGAGACTATGAGTCGGAAGCTGGCTATACGAGCAGATCCTTTGGTGGGGCTTTGCGCACTGGCTATCGTATCTTGCCTCGACTCAGTCAGGATTGGCGCTACAGCATCGAAGACACGACCATCGATAGAGTCGATTCGAGAGATGTGAGAGGCTTTTCTATCTCAGGGACAGGCACATCGCCCGTCTATGAAAGAATGGGGGAGATGTTTCGAGACACGATCGGCGTCATAGAGAATGATGATGGATTGACGTCTTCTATCACCCATAGTCTGACCTATGACGACAGGAATTCGTTTTTTAATCCTACTGAGGGTCTGTATGCGCGAGCGCGGATTACGTATGCGGGCTTGGGTGGGCGTTTTGCCTATTGGAAATATGAAGGGCGTATCGCCTTTTATCATCCTTTTGCGCCTGGATGGGTGGCGCGTCTACAAATCAATGCTGGACATATTCAGGGGACGAGAGGCAAGACTGTGCGCCCTGAGGACAGGTTTTTCTTGGGTGGTGATGACTTCAGGGGGTTCGAGTTTTACGGCATAGGGCCTCGTGTGCGTAGTTCCCTCAGTTCGCGCGGGGGCAATACGTATTATGTGGCGCAATTAGAACAGAGTTTTCCTTTGGGTTTGCCGCAAGAATTGGGTATTGAGGGGCGCGCCTTTGCGGATTTTGGCTCTCTTTTCGATGTGGATGGAGAGTGCTTAGTGGAGACGACAAACACAGGCACGAACATGATGGTGGGGTCTCCGTCGAGGAGACGTTGTACCGATAGTGACTTGGAGCAAGTCTATTTTCTCGACAAATCGCCGCGGTTTTCAATAGGGGTTGGTGTTGCTTGGTCGTCTCCCTTTGGTCCTGTGCGCATCTATTATGGCTTTCCTGTCAAGAAAAAGCATTATGATAGGCGCGAACAATTGCGTTTCACATTTGGGACGCGTTTTTAA